Below is a genomic region from Acetomicrobium sp. S15 = DSM 107314.
GCCTAGTCTTTGCTCTGTCCTTCAAACGACCCTGATGTTAATGATGTGGGCATGATGAATAGCCTGTCCAACACTGCTGTTACTAACACTGAATCGCTCATCGGCTCTCCCTATTCACCAAATTCCTTATTGCTGGTGTATATGATGCTCCCTCTTTTGCAACGAGCGCTTTCAACTGAAAAAAAGAGGCTTGAACGCCTTTAGTTCTTTGATCAGCTTTGTAAGGGTAGTGAAGTAGACCGAAATGCTGCAAGGCAGTGCCTCCGCGAAAAGAGCAAATGCCAGGTGCGTTTTACCCACCCCAGTAGGCCCGAGGAGCACCAA
It encodes:
- a CDS encoding ATP-binding protein, with amino-acid sequence MSVDDKPTKELATTAFACRAESLVLLGPTGVGKTHLAFALFAEALPCSISVYFTTLTKLIKELKAFKPLFFS